The Methanofastidiosum sp. nucleotide sequence GGAGTATCTTTAGGTTGTAGAGGTCAACTCTAGTATCTGTGGTGTAAGGTGGAATCGCATCGACTTCATTGTTTTTGATAGCCTCATACATAAGCGTTGGAGACATTGGTCTTACTTCTTTGAACTGGATGCCATAAATCAATTTTAATCGTGGGAGGCCGTCTTCTCGCTCATGGAATACAAGGTCGCTTCCAAATCTCATATTTGTCGCATATGGCATTAGGTCTTCAATTGTTTCGATATTGTTTTTAATTGCAAAATCTTCCTTAATTGCTATAGCATAGTCATCTCTAAATCCTATCATGTTAAGAACAACTATTTTTTCTTTTTCTAATCCTTCTTTGACCTTATCATAAACAACTTCTGGATCCCAGACTTCTAAAGCCGGATATTTTAGAAGTTGTGCGTAAGCTGTGCCTGTATACTCAACGTATACGTCGATCTGTCCTTTCTTTATACCTTCAAAAAGAGTGGCATCATTCATCCCAGATCTAACTTCAGTTTTATATCCCTTATCCTGAAGTATCAAAGATACCATTTCAGCTAGAATATACTGCTCATTAAAGGTTTTTGCACCTACTACAATAGTTTTTTGTTCTGTACCTTGGCCTATACAGCCAGACATCGCAACGATAAGTGTCAAGATCACAAAAAAACTTATTAAATTCTTGCTCATCATATCCCTCCTATAAAAAATTATCTGAATTAATATTTAATTATTACCTTATATAAATATTATGTTTTTATAAATGAAAAAAATTGCAAATATGTTTTCTTTCTTAAATATAAGTTAAAAAAATTTTAGTTAGAACTAAAGTTTTGCTATTTTCTATATGATCCTAAAATCTTCATGTAGTTTGCCCTTTCATAAGCAGAAGGTTCCAATATATTTTTTTGTGACATTAACCCTTGTATCGATTTTATTGATTCGTATTCATGTTTAGAAAGCCAATCTGTTACTTCAGATAAGGTCTTTTCAATATGGTCGATACCATTTTTAATTAAAGCAGAAGTCATCATTGAGACTTTAGCCCCAGCCATAATTGATTTAACCACATCAGGACCGGTGTGCACCCCACCTGTAATTGCGATATCGGGCTTTATCTTTCCATACATAATTGCAGCCCATCTAAGTCTTAATCTTAATTCATCGCTACTGCTCAAAACAAGATTTTTTGTTATTTCAAGATTCTCTATATCAATATCTGGCTGATAGAATCTATTGAATATAACAAAAGCATCAGCACCCCCCTCTTCCAGCTTTTTTAATAAATTTGGAGTTGAAGTGAAATAAGGACTAAGTTTCACCGCTAAGGGGATTCTAATTTTTTGTTTTACACTTTTCACAAGATTAACGTAGTTTTCCTCAATCTTTTCAGATCTTATTGAAGGGTCAGTAGGAATATAGTAAATATTCAGTTCAAGCGCATCAGCACCGGCCTCTTCAAGTTTTTGTGAATATTTTATCCAGCCCCCATCTGAAACGCCATTTAAGCTTCCTATAATTGGGATTTCAGAATCTGACTTGACTTCCCTTAAAAGCTCTACATATTCATCAGGTGCAAACTTGAAATCCTTTATCTCTGGAAAATATGTTAGGGCCTCTGCATAGCTTTCTGTTCCTTGCAGTAAAAATTTATTCAATTCTTCTTGTTGAATTTCAAGTTGCTCTTCAAATAAAGAGTGCAAAACAACTGCAGCGACTCCCGATTTTTCAGCTTTTTTGATATTTTTTTGATCTTCCCATAAGTATGAAGATGAAGCTACTATGGGATTCTTTAGTTTCAATCCCATATAGTTCGTTGAAAGATCTATCATTTTTCCTCCTCTTTCGATATTGGCATTTCTGACCAATATTTATAGAAGTTCCATTTCTTAATGATTTCTTTCTGAGACTCTTCAAGAAGTTTCTTTGCCACTTCAGGTTTGCTTCTAAGTAGTATCTTAAACCTAGTTTCGTTGTAGATGTATTTATCAAGAGTTAACATGGGTTTACCTGAATCCAACTGAAGTGGATTTTTACCTTTGCTCTCTAGATTTGGATTGTATCTCATAAGTGGCCAGTATCCGGATTGAACGGCGAGTTTCTGTTGCTCTGGACCATTGATAAGGTCGTATCCCTGATTGATACAGTGTGCATAAGCTATAATTATTGAAGTTCCTTCATATGCCTCTGCTTCAAGGAATGCTTTGACTGTTTGAGCATTATTTGCACCGAAGGCGATCCTTGCGACGTATACGTTTCCATAACTCATTGCCATCATAGCAAGGTCCTTCTTTGGCGTTGGTTTTCCACCCATTGCAAACTTTGCAACTGCCCCAAGAGGTGTTGCTTTTGACATCTGTCCGCCTGTATTAGAATATACTTCAGTATCAAGAACAAGGATATTGACGTTCTTTCCTAATGCAAAGACATGGTCAAGACCGCCGTACCCGATATCATAAGCCCAGCCGTCCCCACCTAATATCCATACACTCTTTTTGACTAATGAATCGGCTAAACTAATTAGATCTTTTGCTTCAGATTTTTGTATTGACTTTAGCTTAGCTTTCAATAATTTTACCATTTCTCTCTGCTTGTTTATGCCTACTTCGGTATCCTGGTTCGTGTTTTTGAGTTCAAATACTAGGTCCTTTCCTAAATCATCTTTAAGTTTTTCAACTAGCTCCATTGCATATTCTCTCTGCTTATCGAGTGCTAATCTCATACCAAGTCCAAACTCTGCAGTATCTTCAAAAAGAGAGTTTGACCATGTTGGGCCTCGGCCGTCCTTATTCTTTGTGTAAGGGGTTGTAGGGAGATTTCCCCCATAAATCGAAGAACATCCTGTGGCATTAGCAATTACTGCCCTATCTCCAAATAGTTGGGTCATAAGCTTTACATAAGGGGTCTGACCACAACCTGAGCAAGCGCCAGAAAACTCGAACAAAGGCTCTAGAAGCTGTATATCCTTTACAGTTGTGACATTTAGCTTCTCTCTATCAATATAAGGTAGTGAGTCAAAGAAATTCCAGTTTTCTTTTTCTCTATCGAGTATTGGATCTTTAAACTCCATGTTTATTGCTTTTAGTTTTGGATCTTTTTTATTCTTCGATGGGCATGTTTCATAACAGAGTTTGCATCCTGTACAGTCTTCTGGGGAAGCCTGGACAGTGTATACATTATCTTTAAATTGTGAGAACTTTGCCTCAGCATGTTTGAATGAAGCAGGCGCATTCTTTAATACGTCTTTTGGGTAGACTTTAGCTCTAATAACTGCATGTGGGCAGACAAAAGCACATTTACCGCACTGTATACAGATTTCAGGGTCCCAGACAGGAATATCAAGTGAAATGTTCCTCTTCTCCCATTTAGTTGTACCGGTTGGATAGGTACCATCTTCAGGGAATGCACTTACAGGTAGATCGTCACCCTTTCCGATAATCATCTTCGATATTGCAGTCTTTACAAATTCCGGTGCTTCTTCTGGCATTGATGATTTTAAATCAAAATTACTTGTCACCTTTCCAGTAACCTTTACTTCATATAGATTGTCAATTGCTTTATCAATTGCTTCATAGTTCATCTTTAATATCTTCTCTCCCTTTCTACCATAGGTTTTCTCAGTGAACTTTTTAATTGATTTGATTGCGTCTTCTTTTGGAATTACATTGCTTAATGCAAAGAAACATGTCTGCATAATTGTATTTATCCTAACTCCAAGACCAATCTCCTTTGCAATATCATACGCATCAATAGTATAGAATCTAATGTTCTTATCTATTATCTCCTGCTGGACGTTTCTAGGTAGCTGATCCCATACCTGTTCTGGCGGGTAAGGGCTATTTAAAAGAAAGATTGAATTCTTTTCTGCAACACTAAGCATGTCATATTTATCTAAAAATGAGCATTGATGGCAAGCTACAAAGTTTGCCTTATCAATTAAGTAAGGAGATCTTATTGGGTCTGGACCAAATCTCAAGTGCGAAATCGTAAGTGATCCAGCCTTTTTTGAATCATAATAGAAGAATCCTTGTGCATAATTGTCAGTTTCTTCTCCAATTATTTTTATTGAGCTCTTATTCGCACTGACTGTACCATCAGCGCCTAAGCCGAAGAATACCGCCCTAGTTCTGTTTTCTGGCTCAACGAAAAAGTTTGGATCGTATTCTAGACTATTATGGGTTACGTCATCGTTGATTCCAACAGTAAATCTGTTCTTTGGCTCTGTCTTTTTTAATTCATCGAATACAGCTTTTGCCATTGAAGGCTTAAACTCCTTTGAAGATAATCCGTATATTCCTCCAATTATTTTTGGCATCTTCTCCATTTTTAATATGCTATTTGAAAATGCAGAAGATATAGCGGTTGTGACATCTAAGTAAAGGGGCTCACCTAAGGCGCCTGGCTCTTTAGTTCTATCAAGAACTGCAATACTTTTTACAGTTAGAGGAATTTCTGAAATAAAATGCTTTAAAGAAAATGGCCTAAATAGTCTTACTTTTAATATCCCTACCTTCTCTCCCTTTTTATTGAGATAATTAACAGTTTCTTCTACAGTATCACCACCGCTTCCCATAATGATAATAATCCTTTCAGCATCAGGAGCACCTTCATATTGGAAGATTTTGTACTGCCTACCAACAATTTTCGCAAATTTATCCATAGCTTCTTGGACTAAATCAGGACAGGCATCATAACATGGATTTATTCTTTCCCTTGCTTGGAAATATGTATCGGGATTATGTGAAGTTCCCCTTATTATGGGATTATCTGGAGATAAAGCTCTTGCACGATGAGCCTTGACTAGATCTTCATCTATCATTTCTTTCAAATCTTCAAGGGTCAACTTTTCAACTTTTGATGTTTCTGCAGATGTCCTAAATCCATCAAAGAAGTGTAAAAAAGGAACTCTAGATTTTAAAGTTGCAGCTTGAGCAATAATTGAGAGATCCATTACCTCTTGAACAGAGTTTGATGCAAGAAGAGCAAATCCCGTAGAACGTACTGACATCACATCACTGTGGTCACAAAAGATTGATAGGGCGTGGGTTGCAAGAGATCTAGCACTTACGTGGAAAACGGTAGAAGTCAGTTCTCCCGCTATTTTATACATATTGGGAATCATTAAAAGAAGCCCTTGAGATGCTGTGAAAGTGGTAGTGAGTGCGCCTCTCTGCAATGAGCCATGAATGGCTCCTGAGGCTCCACCCTCACTTTGCATCTCAGTTACATGAGGAATAGTACCCCATATATTGGGTTCACCTTCAGATGCCCACTGGTCAGATAACTCTCCCATGGTAGAGGAAGGAGTTATTGGATATATTGATATAACTTCATTAACATGATAAGCTGTATATGCGGCAGCTTCATTTCCGTCAATAGTAACCATTGGCCTTTTCATAAAATCTCACCATTAACGTATTTGTCTATATAGGGTCATAAAAAAAATTAAAATATAAGGTTATCCCATGGTGAGTTTTCGAAGAAAGGATAGAAAAAATTACTACCATTTGTTGTATCTTATTCTTTCTCCTTTAAATCTAGTGACAGGCTTTGGCATTTCTAGCGGGTATCCAATTATTACCATCGAGAGTGGCACTATATTTTCTGGGATTCCAAGTAATTTTCTAAATCCACTAGACCTATCTTCCAGTGGGTATATACCAGACCAAACAGCACCTAAGCCAAGGGCGTGAGCAGCAAGCAAAATGTTCTGAGTAGCAGCAGAACAATCTTGAACCCAAAATACTGGATACTTCTCTAGACTGGGATCTCCACAGATTACTATTGCAGCAGCAGCCTCTTTTGCCATAGGCGCGTAAAGACTTACCTTAGGGACCTCACTTAAATATTTTTATCGTCAATGACAACAAAATCCCAGGTTTGCTGATTTCTTGCAGAAGGTGCACTCATTGCAGCTTCCAATAATTTATCAATAACCTCTTTTGGTATCAATTTATCTGTAAATTTTCTTACACTTCTCCTTGTGCGGATTGCATCTAGGGCTTCCATCTAAATTCCTCCACCAATTATTCTAATTCTAAACTTATAAATCTAATTTCAATAAATACCGAAACTATTATAAAAGTCAATATATTCAATAAACTTTGGTAGATTTATGAGTTCAATTAGGGTTATAGTTCTTGATGTTTTAAAACCCCACAAACCAATACTCCCAGACTTTGCAAACAAACTAGCTGAACTTCCTGGGATTATAGGTGTAAATATCTCAGTCGTTGAAATTGACCAAAAAACTGAAACAGTCAAACTTTCAATACAAGGGGACTCAATTGATTATGAACTATTAAAAGAAGAGATAGAAAAACTTGGAGGCACTGTACACAGTATAGACAAAGTCGCCGCAGGAAAAAGGATTATTCCTGAAGTAGAGACTTTGCAGGACAGATCTTAATTTCCGCCCCTATTTTTTCTTATCTCTTTTGATATTTTTTTAAGTATTTCATTTTTGGAGAATTTTTTCTCAACTATAAATCTTCCAAGATTTCTCTCATCTCTTCCCTGATCTTTGGGATATCTTGAGGTCTTTTGAACCTCATGAGTTATTCCAATAGTATCAAGAGCTTTTTTAATCTCCTCGAATTTTGGATGGTCCAATGCTAGATTTTTTGGAAGTTTCCTGCCGCCCTTCTTTGAAAAATTTTTATCAAGATATGCCGGCCATATTATGTAACCCTTCAAAATAATCCTCCTAAGCTTTTAAATACTCTTTTGGCAGAATATAAAAGTGTATTGGTGAATCTATGCATGAACTTTCTCTTGCCGATGGAATGCTAAAGACTGTTCTTGACGCTGCTCAAAAAGAAAAGGCCAAGAAAATCAAATCAATTAAACTAGAGATGGGAGAGATACTTCTAGTCAATACAGAACAGCTTACATTCTGCTTTGACATAATTTCTAAAGGGACTATGCAGAAGGAGCAAAGCTTGATATCAAATTTTTAAAGCCAAGAGTTCATTGCAATAAATGTGGCAAGGAATTTAATATTAGTTCTGAAAATGATTTTCCAATACTTCAGATGGTATGTGAGTGTGGGTCAAATGATGTCACTATTCTCTCCGGAAGAGAGTTTAACATAAAGTCTATAAAAATTGAAGAGGATTAAAATTTAGAAAGAAATCTTTCCATCCTGTCACATGCCTCATTGATCTTATCTTTTTTAAGAGGATATGCAAGTCTTACAAAATCATCTGAGTACGGACCAAAAGCTGAACCTGGTACTGTGACCACTTTTTCTTGATTTAAGAGTTTCTCAGAGAAATCTTCTGACTTCATACCAGTGCCAGAGATGTTCATGAAGAGATAGAATGCACCTTCAGGTTTCATTGCACTAACCCCTTTCATTTCTTTAATTCTACTCAAAAGGAGATTTCTTCTATCTTCAAATTCTTCCCTCATCTGATCAACAAAGTCTTGAGGCCCCCTAAGAGCTTCTAGCGCACCAAATTGAGCAAAAGTATTATTGCACACGGGACCGTACATGTGGAGTTTTAACATTCTATCAAGGAGGCTTTCGTCTTTTGAGCATAGGTACCCAACTCTCCAACCTGTCATAGAATAAGTTTTTGAAAATGAGTTCACAGTTATAACATTGTCTTCCATACCATTAAGTGATGCAATGCTGACATGTTTTTTGCCATCGTAGATAAGATTCTCATAGACTTCGTCAGATATTACTTTTAGATTGTATTCTATAACTATGTCTGAAATCTTTTCTAAGTCACTTTTTTTGATGACTGAACCAGTAGGGTTTGAAGGAGAATTCAGTATTAATAGTTCTGTATTTTCAGTTATTTTTTCTTCTAATAGGTCGGGATTCAATATAAAATTTTCATCTTCTTGGCATTCTACTTCGATTGGTTTTCCTCCAGAAAGCATAACTGTCGGAACGTAAGCAACAAAAGCTGGCGAAGGAACAATAACTCCATCTCCAGTTTTAATTGAAGATTGAATTGCGAGGGATAGAGCTTCTCCACCACCAATTGTCACAATAATTTCGTTTTCAGACACATCCACACTGTTCTGCTTTTTCATTTTTCCAGATATTGCCTGTCTCAATTCTAAAATTCCAGAATTTGGAGAATAGTAAGTTTTTCCCTCTTTAAGAGCTTTAATTGAAGCTTCAACTATATTAATCGGTGTATCAAAATCAGGCTCTCCTATCCCAAGACTTATTATCCCTTCCATGTTCTGTGCAAGATCAAATAATTTTCTGATCCCCGATTTTGGGATCCTGTCCAGCGACGATGATATAGAATGTTCTGGCATATTCTCTTCCTCTAAAAGTCAAAAAGTGTTTTTTGTTGATTCTTTTGCTTGTCCTCTTTCTCTTTTTCCGTTTCCTTTGGGAGTTCTTTTTCAGTAGCTTCTTTCTTGGATTCTAATCTTTTTTCATTTGCTATTGGAACTGCCTCAATTTTCTCCTTTTTTTCTGGCTGCTTTAAAAGCTCTTCTCTTGCCAATTCAATTTTCCTATAATTCTTACCATCAATAAATTTAATCTCTTCCATATCAAATTCGAAAAAGTTTGATATAAGTGCCCCTTTTTTAGAATTAAGGAATAACGCCGATATCATGGGTAGGTAGTTTCTTGCAACTTTTCTAGAACAATGGCACTTTCTCCCAATCTTATCAAGGATTTTCTTCTTTGCCTCTCTAGACTTTTTTGAAGATCCTAAGACCTGAAAATATTTTGGAGGGGAAAATGGGATGTACCTCGATTCAGTTACCCCAGCAACAGAAACACCGCCAGTCATAAGGTCTGATGCATATTTCCACATGGAATAATTTCTAGTATTAAACGCCCTTTTCAAGTAGATATCTGAAGTTGATAGAAGTCTCATAGCCTCAAGTAGCTCTTTTCCTTTGTATGCCTTGGGGGTGTTTTCGTCAATCCAAAGAAGAAGCTCATCTGGTTTTTTATCAACATCAAAAAAGTCTTTTCTGACATCAATTGAGTTTGACATGTAAAGTTTTGACAAAGCCTCAAATATGGATGCTTCTGTGTCCCTAGATCCAACTAACTTCTCATCACCTTTTATCAATTTCCTACCTAACGAGTCAAGGTCATTAATCGCTGCCCGCATATCCCCTGTCGATTGTTCTGCTATTTTCATCAGAGTTTCATCCTCTACTTGAATGCCTTCGGCGACAGCTATCTCTTTTAATCTAGCAAATACAGTCCTCGATTGAAGTCTTTTGAACTGTACAAGTTTACAGTTGTCTCTTATAGATTGAGATACTTCCCAGTAGCTGTTTGCGGTAAGAATGATCGGATTTTGTGTATTCTTTATTATCTCAAGTAAGGCTTTTGACCCTCCAAAATCTTCCTTGCCGTGAATATTATCTGCCTCATCTAGCAGGATTATTTTCTTGTATCCAAAAAGAGTCTTTGAAGTAGAGGCATTTCCAACTATCCTGTTTAGTACAGTTTGGTCTCTTTTATCGCTGGCATTTAACTCTATTAAGTCATATCCAAGCTCTTTTGACAATACTTTTACCATAGTAGTTTTGCCGCTACCGGGTGGGCCATAGATCAAGAGTGCTCTTTTTTCCGTGCCCCAGGTATTTATCCATGCTAGGATATCCTTTACAAGTGCCTGTTGACCTTTTATTTCAGAAAAATTTTTTGGAAAGTATTTTTCAACAAGCATATTATCGTTATCCTGAGGAAAGATTGGCTAGAAGATATTCAAGCTGGATAAATTCATTTGCCCCCTGTACAAGCCTGAAATCCGCCTCACCTATCATCTCAACAATTCTAACTTTTTCTTTGTCAGAAACTTCTAAATTGAAAGTCTCTCTATGCATCTGCATTATTATATCTTCACCGGACAATCCCTGCCCCAAAAGAAGTTCCTGAAGTATTTTTCTTGATGAAATGAAATCGCCGGACAGGGCGACTTTCATCATGTTTTTTATTTCTTCAGGTTTCGCCCTTGATGAAACCTGATAGACTAAACTTTCTGTTATAGAGTCGCCTATACCTGATGAAGACTGGAGGGCATTGATTGCCTTTCTCATGTCCCCTTCAGAAACATAGGCAATAGCATTAAGTCCGTCTTCCTTAAGATCAATATTTTCTGCTTCGGCTATCTTCTCAATCATGATCTTTACAGAATCAGTTGACAATGGACCGAATCTGAATACTGCACATCTAGATTGTATCGGATCAATAATTCTTGATGAGTAGTTACATGAAAGAATGAATCTGCAGGTTGAAGTATAGACTTCCATAGTTCTTCTCAAAGCATTCTGTGCATCTGAAGTAAGTGCATCAGACTCATCCAAGAATATTATCTTGAAATCTCCACCTATCGGTTTAGTTCTTGCAAAATCTTTTATTTTTTCTCTCACAACATTTATGCCCCTTTCATCAGAGGCGTTTGTCTCTTGAAAATTCTGTTTCCAATATTCTCCAAAAATTTCCTTTGCAAGTGCTATAGCAGCTGTCGTTTTCCCAACACCTGGCGGCCCAGCAAATAGCAAGTGGGGCATCGATTTCTTATCTACATATGATTTAAGTCTCCTAATTATAGGGTCTCTTCCAACAATATCGTCAAGCTTTTGGGGCCTATACTTCTCTGTCCAGGGTTTTTCAAACTCCATCACATCACAACCAACTATTATAATTAAAATATTTAAGTCTTATTGGATATTTCCTATAAGACCTTCTATATCTGAGTTAGACTTATACTCTTTTAAAAGTGTCTTAATTAAATCTTCTTTAAAATCAAAGATTTTCTTTATTCTTTGCCTAACAAGACAGTCTGATAGGAAGCACATCGATAAAAATGAGGTGACATTTTTTGGTGTATTTGAGAAATGAGCCTTTTCAAAGTCGATTATAACATTTTTCCCCCCACAAATAACGTGCTTTCCCCCTTGAATCTGTCTATGATTTATTCCAGCAAGATCAAGAGCATTGCATTGTCTTGAGATATCAAAGATATCATTTTTATCAAATTTTCCCTCAATTAGTAGATTTCCCTCTATATATTCCATTATAATGTAATTATCCTCATACCCGTATACCTTTGGCCCAACTCCATGTTCGTTGGCCTTAATTAAATAGAAAGCTTCTTTCTTAAGTGAGCCTTTTCTTTCAGAATCAGACCTTTCAATCTTGATTGAAACTTTTCTGTTTTTATAATTGCCCAAAAAAACAATTGAGGTGCTTCCTTTACCTAGTGCTCTATCACATCCAATTTCAACTTTGCCAAAAGAGTAGACATCCTTGACACCTTTTTCAAACAAAGACTCGTTTAGCAATGAGGACCTCTCAAGAGAAAACGATGGGTAATCAATAGACCTTATGTCGTTTAAGGTAGATTCCATCTAATCAGTTAAGAGCAATTTTTTTACCCTGACACCAGCATCCCTTATCATGCTCATTTTTATATCATTGTCAAGGTCATAATCTCTTGCATATACTATTTCTTTCACGCCTGCGTTTATCAGGATCTTTGTACAGGACATGCATGGAAAATGCGTTGAGTAAACAGTTGAATTTTCAGTTGAAACACCATGTATTGCAGCTTGGATTATTGTATTCTGTTCTGCATGAACACCTCTGCACAGGTGAGATTTTTCAAGAGATCCAAGAGTCTGCCTCAGACAAGTTTCTTCTGAACAATGAGGTAGGCCCCTTGGAGCACCATTGTAACCAGTAGATATGATATAACCTTCTTTGACTAATACCGCACCGACATGCTGTTTTATGCAGGTTGATCTTTTCTTGACTAGTTCTGCAATACTCATAAAATATGTATCTATATCCATCCTTACCATAAAAATCACGCTATTAATTAAAAAATTCTTTAATAATTATCCTTCTTTCATCGCTATTTTTTTCCTCAAACAATTTGTAGCAACCGCAAGAAGATCTACCCTCTGTACATATGCCTTCACTGATACATTTTGGCCCTGCAGACTCAAATAACGCCGGTGAGACTTCGAGGACTTGATACAGCATTTCCCAGGCCATATCTCTAATCTCCCACTGTGCTCTGTTGCAACATCGGAGATTAAAGAAATGCAGCAACTCTCTTGCATTCATTGTCATCACAAGATTAGTCTTTGTGGCATTTGGGAGTACAAATCTTGCATCTTCAGGAGCTATTCCTAATTCAAGCAGTTTCTTGTAGCCCTCGGTATTATAATTAATACTTTTTTTGAATATGTCCTCTGCGACTTTGTTTTTCTTAATCGATGGAGGCGTAACAAATGGAACATCATCCATCTTCACATATCTCTGGCTTTGTTGGGTGAATGAAGCTATTCTATGTCTCACAAGTTGATGTGAACACGCCCTAGAAATGCCCTCTATAGAAAAAGTAAAACTTGCATGCTCAATAACTGAGTAGTGGCCATATCCAACAACCCTCTGAATCCTCTTTTTTGCATTATCTGCATCTATTTCACTCAACATATCGGAAGGAGTTCCTTCCTTCATTGATGTAAGAGCTGCTACAGCACACACTTTTTCAGGGTTTCTGGTATGCTCTAAAAGAACAACTTTCATTATACCGAATTGTGCCAAATATTATATAAGATTAAGCATTTATGATTAGATACATATATTACAAAATACTTTATTGTATAATGGTAAATATTGATTATCAATAGTTTCATAGTATTTAAATAATACTCTCAATAATTTGAAAGGTATTAAGCTATTTTTAGTTATAATTTGTAATCATTTTGGAACATTGTTATATATTATCGATATCGAAAAGCTTATAAACTGGTAACTATATATTGATTATCAGCTACTAAAGGATAGGTGAAGTGTTATGAATATTGTTGAAAGAGGAATTGAAAGGCACACAGATAAGCCCTACACAGTTAGGATACTTGTCGAAAACCTAACCCTTGACACAATAAGCCCGGGAACAATTCCAGGGTCTGTAAACGTAAAAACTTACGACTCCGATCTTGGAACATACCTTGAGCTTTCTGGTGACGCAAGGGATGTTATTGAGTGCGAAACAAGAATAGTAGAGATGGACGATACTATTAAAGTAAAGGACGTCAGAAAAGTATTTTCCGAGATTTAATTTTTTTATTTTAATTAATAATCTTGAGGAGAACAATGCTGGGGAGAAAATCAAGGATTGTCATTTTATCAATATTAATATTGGTAATTCTGGCCCCAGCTACTTGGGGCGCCACCAACAAGAATTTTCTATTTAAAGTTGCCAGTGTAAATGGTACTCCAATACAAGATGCAGAAATCAGAATGTCCTTACAATCTGATCCAAATTATCAAAGATCAGGAAACTCAAATTCAAGAGGAGAATTGCTTTTTGAGAATATAGCAGAAGGAACCTATTCGGTTACTATTTCAAAAAGTGGATTTGTGACAATAATTGAAAATGTAGATATCGCTTCTATTGACTCAAAGACATTCTATCTCAGACATTCAGGATTCAAAATAATCTCTGGGCAAGTTTATAGAGACGCAAACGACAACAAGATATTTGAAACAGGGGAGGCTGGAATAGACAATGCAACTGTCAAAGCCACAAATGTAACTACAAATGAAACATTTTCTGTTAATACAGATGAAAATGGACAATTTAGAATTGAAATTCCTGACGCACAAAACTATAGAGTCATAGTTTCTTATTCCACTTCGGAGTATGAAGTACCCAATACCGTTACGCCCATGGACACTGTTGATTATTCAATAATGATTCCTTTAATAATAAAAGGAGAAGTATACGGCAAGGTAACAACTGACGACGGCACTCCTTTATTTGCTATACAAGTTTTTCTAAAAGGAACAAGCGTAACTTATACTTCTACTGATCTTGGAGGATTCTTTAGATTCTCAGTTAAACCTGGAACT carries:
- a CDS encoding dihydroorotate dehydrogenase-like protein; translation: MIDLSTNYMGLKLKNPIVASSSYLWEDQKNIKKAEKSGVAAVVLHSLFEEQLEIQQEELNKFLLQGTESYAEALTYFPEIKDFKFAPDEYVELLREVKSDSEIPIIGSLNGVSDGGWIKYSQKLEEAGADALELNIYYIPTDPSIRSEKIEENYVNLVKSVKQKIRIPLAVKLSPYFTSTPNLLKKLEEGGADAFVIFNRFYQPDIDIENLEITKNLVLSSSDELRLRLRWAAIMYGKIKPDIAITGGVHTGPDVVKSIMAGAKVSMMTSALIKNGIDHIEKTLSEVTDWLSKHEYESIKSIQGLMSQKNILEPSAYERANYMKILGSYRK
- a CDS encoding glycine/betaine ABC transporter substrate-binding protein — its product is MSKNLISFFVILTLIVAMSGCIGQGTEQKTIVVGAKTFNEQYILAEMVSLILQDKGYKTEVRSGMNDATLFEGIKKGQIDVYVEYTGTAYAQLLKYPALEVWDPEVVYDKVKEGLEKEKIVVLNMIGFRDDYAIAIKEDFAIKNNIETIEDLMPYATNMRFGSDLVFHEREDGLPRLKLIYGIQFKEVRPMSPTLMYEAIKNNEVDAIPPYTTDTRVDLYNLKILQDNKSALPPYNAILLISEKLNQDAKVIQALSVLDNLIDTDTMRALNYKFDVEKQDAKAIAKEFLVQKGIIKG
- the nifJ gene encoding pyruvate:ferredoxin (flavodoxin) oxidoreductase, yielding MKRPMVTIDGNEAAAYTAYHVNEVISIYPITPSSTMGELSDQWASEGEPNIWGTIPHVTEMQSEGGASGAIHGSLQRGALTTTFTASQGLLLMIPNMYKIAGELTSTVFHVSARSLATHALSIFCDHSDVMSVRSTGFALLASNSVQEVMDLSIIAQAATLKSRVPFLHFFDGFRTSAETSKVEKLTLEDLKEMIDEDLVKAHRARALSPDNPIIRGTSHNPDTYFQARERINPCYDACPDLVQEAMDKFAKIVGRQYKIFQYEGAPDAERIIIIMGSGGDTVEETVNYLNKKGEKVGILKVRLFRPFSLKHFISEIPLTVKSIAVLDRTKEPGALGEPLYLDVTTAISSAFSNSILKMEKMPKIIGGIYGLSSKEFKPSMAKAVFDELKKTEPKNRFTVGINDDVTHNSLEYDPNFFVEPENRTRAVFFGLGADGTVSANKSSIKIIGEETDNYAQGFFYYDSKKAGSLTISHLRFGPDPIRSPYLIDKANFVACHQCSFLDKYDMLSVAEKNSIFLLNSPYPPEQVWDQLPRNVQQEIIDKNIRFYTIDAYDIAKEIGLGVRINTIMQTCFFALSNVIPKEDAIKSIKKFTEKTYGRKGEKILKMNYEAIDKAIDNLYEVKVTGKVTSNFDLKSSMPEEAPEFVKTAISKMIIGKGDDLPVSAFPEDGTYPTGTTKWEKRNISLDIPVWDPEICIQCGKCAFVCPHAVIRAKVYPKDVLKNAPASFKHAEAKFSQFKDNVYTVQASPEDCTGCKLCYETCPSKNKKDPKLKAINMEFKDPILDREKENWNFFDSLPYIDREKLNVTTVKDIQLLEPLFEFSGACSGCGQTPYVKLMTQLFGDRAVIANATGCSSIYGGNLPTTPYTKNKDGRGPTWSNSLFEDTAEFGLGMRLALDKQREYAMELVEKLKDDLGKDLVFELKNTNQDTEVGINKQREMVKLLKAKLKSIQKSEAKDLISLADSLVKKSVWILGGDGWAYDIGYGGLDHVFALGKNVNILVLDTEVYSNTGGQMSKATPLGAVAKFAMGGKPTPKKDLAMMAMSYGNVYVARIAFGANNAQTVKAFLEAEAYEGTSIIIAYAHCINQGYDLINGPEQQKLAVQSGYWPLMRYNPNLESKGKNPLQLDSGKPMLTLDKYIYNETRFKILLRSKPEVAKKLLEESQKEIIKKWNFYKYWSEMPISKEEEK
- a CDS encoding DUF211 domain-containing protein, producing MSSIRVIVLDVLKPHKPILPDFANKLAELPGIIGVNISVVEIDQKTETVKLSIQGDSIDYELLKEEIEKLGGTVHSIDKVAAGKRIIPEVETLQDRS